From Hymenobacter sedentarius, a single genomic window includes:
- a CDS encoding DEAD/DEAH box helicase, producing MEAEKIVVRFDELNLSEEVQRAITEMGYEEASAIQAAAIPVLLAGKDVIGQAQTGTGKTAAFSIPAIDNIDTESKDVQVLVLCPTRELAVQVSGEIQKLGKYKRGLMVVPIYGGSPYDRQLRALERGVQIVIGTPGRIMDHIERGTLKLENTTKIILDEADEMLDMGFRDDIEFILSKMPKERQTVFFSATMSKPIMELTKKYQRDPQVVKVNHQTMTVTNIEQSYFEVRGPQKKDVLTRILDMYNLKSTIVFANTKRMVDEIVSDLQAKGYFAEGLHGDMGQQQRQNTLDKFRKSTIEVLVATDVAARGIDVDNVEAVFNYDLPADEEYYVHRIGRTGRAGKSGKAFTFVSGRDIYKLRDIMRFTKAQIKLEQVPSFADVSEVKTTLFLNQIKEIVEKGNLEKYVGRVQRLLDQSEEITSLDIAAALLKMTMKEDKSAQQSLDASKAAGTARAGFTRLFVSMGKKDRIHPRDIVDLISESTNLTGSKVGDIALYDKFSFVEVPTEFASEIVEKLGRTSIQGTPVSFSIATPVQEGAAKEEGFNRTGGSGGPGGFGGDRERRPFSGGERREGGYKGGNRGGSSYGGGERREGGYGGGYKGNRDGGDRPSYGNKPAYGNREGGSGYGNKPSYGGNKGSYGDKPSYGNKPSYGTPREYETPRTPRAPRNESFDE from the coding sequence ATGGAAGCTGAAAAAATTGTAGTTCGTTTTGACGAACTGAACCTCTCTGAGGAAGTACAACGCGCTATCACCGAGATGGGCTACGAAGAAGCATCGGCCATTCAGGCTGCTGCTATTCCCGTGCTCCTCGCTGGCAAAGACGTTATCGGCCAGGCCCAGACGGGTACCGGCAAAACCGCCGCTTTCTCGATTCCCGCCATCGATAACATCGATACCGAGAGCAAGGACGTGCAAGTACTGGTGCTTTGCCCCACCCGCGAACTCGCGGTGCAGGTTTCGGGCGAAATCCAGAAGCTGGGCAAATACAAGCGCGGTTTGATGGTGGTGCCGATTTACGGCGGCAGCCCCTACGACCGTCAGCTCCGCGCCCTGGAGCGTGGCGTTCAGATTGTAATCGGTACCCCCGGCCGCATCATGGACCACATCGAGCGTGGCACCCTGAAGCTGGAGAATACCACCAAAATCATCCTCGACGAAGCCGACGAAATGCTCGATATGGGCTTTCGCGATGACATCGAGTTCATTCTGAGCAAGATGCCGAAGGAACGCCAGACGGTGTTCTTCTCGGCCACGATGAGCAAGCCCATCATGGAGCTCACCAAAAAGTACCAGCGCGACCCGCAGGTAGTGAAGGTGAACCACCAGACCATGACGGTGACCAACATCGAGCAGAGTTACTTCGAAGTGCGCGGCCCCCAGAAAAAGGACGTGCTGACGCGTATTCTCGACATGTACAACCTGAAGTCGACCATCGTTTTCGCTAACACGAAGCGCATGGTAGACGAAATCGTGTCGGACCTGCAAGCCAAGGGCTATTTTGCCGAAGGCCTGCACGGCGATATGGGCCAGCAGCAGCGCCAAAACACGCTGGATAAATTCCGCAAGTCGACCATCGAAGTACTGGTAGCTACCGACGTAGCCGCCCGTGGTATCGACGTAGACAACGTGGAGGCCGTATTTAACTACGACCTGCCCGCCGACGAAGAATACTACGTGCACCGCATTGGCCGCACGGGTCGCGCTGGCAAGTCGGGCAAAGCCTTCACGTTTGTGAGCGGCCGCGACATCTACAAGCTGCGCGACATCATGCGCTTCACCAAGGCCCAGATTAAACTGGAGCAGGTGCCGTCGTTTGCCGACGTATCGGAAGTAAAAACCACGTTGTTCCTGAATCAAATCAAGGAAATCGTGGAGAAGGGCAACCTCGAGAAATACGTGGGCCGCGTGCAGCGCCTGCTCGACCAGAGCGAGGAAATTACCTCGCTCGACATCGCTGCCGCGCTGCTCAAGATGACGATGAAGGAGGACAAGAGTGCTCAGCAGAGCCTCGACGCCAGCAAGGCCGCCGGTACGGCGCGCGCCGGCTTCACCCGTCTGTTCGTTTCGATGGGCAAGAAAGACCGGATTCACCCCCGCGACATCGTGGACCTGATTTCGGAGTCGACCAACCTGACTGGCAGCAAAGTGGGCGACATCGCCCTCTACGACAAGTTCAGCTTTGTGGAAGTACCTACGGAGTTTGCCAGCGAGATTGTAGAGAAACTGGGCCGCACCAGCATCCAGGGCACGCCGGTTAGCTTCAGCATCGCCACTCCGGTTCAGGAGGGCGCGGCTAAGGAAGAAGGCTTCAACCGGACCGGTGGTTCGGGCGGTCCCGGCGGCTTCGGCGGCGACCGCGAGCGTCGTCCCTTCAGCGGCGGCGAGCGTCGCGAGGGTGGCTACAAAGGCGGTAACCGCGGTGGCAGCAGCTATGGTGGTGGCGAGCGCCGCGAAGGCGGCTACGGCGGAGGCTACAAAGGCAACCGCGACGGTGGCGACCGCCCCAGCTACGGCAACAAGCCGGCGTATGGCAACCGCGAAGGCGGCAGCGGCTACGG
- a CDS encoding cold-shock protein: MPTGTVKFFNETKGFGFIKNDETGEDIFVHISDLQVSSIRENDKVQFEVAQGKKGPNAVKVSLV, from the coding sequence ATGCCCACCGGAACGGTAAAATTCTTTAATGAGACCAAAGGCTTTGGTTTCATCAAAAACGACGAAACTGGCGAAGACATTTTCGTACACATCAGCGACCTGCAAGTAAGCTCGATCCGCGAAAACGACAAAGTTCAATTTGAAGTAGCTCAGGGCAAAAAAGGCCCGAACGCTGTTAAAGTATCGCTGGTTTAA